The Pseudobythopirellula maris genome has a window encoding:
- a CDS encoding alpha/beta hydrolase — translation MISYVERMLIYPAPSIDRGNWKTKWLDKEDVHFESSGGVRLHGWYAPVENPDCVVLYSHGQSEHVANLINVVARLQESLNASVLVYDYRGYGKSQGVPTEAGCVADGLAAQQWLAERAGVLPEELVIVGRSLGGAVSTAIAAERGARALVLENTFSRLTDVAAYRYPWLPVRQVMRNRYDSVERISQYTGPLFQMHGTRDRVVPAKFARELFSACPSAHKRFYTVRGGNHFDSTPPAFYAKLREFLAQDETPTSYGLLDPAPTLATPSVA, via the coding sequence ATGATTAGCTACGTCGAACGAATGTTGATCTACCCTGCCCCCTCGATCGATCGGGGCAACTGGAAGACCAAGTGGCTCGACAAAGAGGATGTCCACTTCGAGTCGAGCGGCGGCGTGCGGCTGCACGGCTGGTACGCGCCGGTCGAAAACCCCGACTGCGTGGTGCTCTACTCGCACGGCCAGAGCGAGCACGTGGCGAACCTCATCAACGTGGTCGCCCGCCTGCAGGAATCGCTGAACGCTAGCGTGCTGGTCTACGACTACCGCGGCTACGGCAAGAGCCAGGGCGTCCCCACCGAGGCTGGCTGTGTGGCCGACGGCCTGGCGGCGCAGCAGTGGCTGGCCGAGCGTGCGGGCGTGTTGCCCGAGGAGCTCGTGATTGTCGGTCGCTCACTGGGCGGGGCCGTTTCGACCGCCATCGCCGCCGAACGTGGCGCCAGGGCGCTGGTGCTCGAGAACACCTTCTCGCGGCTCACCGACGTGGCGGCCTACCGTTACCCGTGGCTGCCCGTTCGCCAAGTGATGCGTAACCGCTACGACTCGGTCGAGCGCATCTCGCAGTACACAGGCCCGCTGTTCCAGATGCACGGCACGCGCGACCGCGTGGTGCCCGCCAAATTCGCCCGCGAGTTGTTCTCCGCCTGCCCCTCGGCACACAAGCGTTTCTACACCGTCCGCGGCGGGAATCACTTCGATTCCACTCCGCCGGCGTTCTACGCCAAGCTCCGCGAGTTCCTCGCCCAAGACGAAACGCCCACGAGCTACGGCTTGCTCGATCCGGCGCCGACGCTAGCTACCCCGTCGGTGGCCTGA
- the ruvB gene encoding Holliday junction branch migration DNA helicase RuvB, producing MPRERILTADAIDSEAAEEPSAEGAGWNRAPDAPREEDPALRPKSMVEMIGQRQVYERIKIAVDAAIKRSEPLGHVLFDGPPGLGKTTFATCIPRDLGVTLQIASGAALAAPKDLLPYLTNAEEGSVLFIDEIHRLPKAVEEFMYPAMEDYRIDITLGEGMSARTVNMNLRPFTLIGATTRTGLLSAPLRDRFAIREHLDFYSLPELTQIVERNAEKLNVAIDQESAEKIAHCSRGTPRIVNNRLRWVRDYATSRAAGEITLRVAEDALQMLGVDPRGLDPQDRRYLETLMRVFKGGPAGVEAIAHTLNTAVDTLTDEVEPFLLRSELVVRTPRGRKLTHLAYEHLGAVAPDGL from the coding sequence ATGCCACGTGAACGGATACTCACCGCCGACGCCATCGATTCCGAAGCCGCCGAAGAGCCCTCCGCCGAGGGCGCTGGCTGGAATCGCGCCCCCGACGCCCCCCGCGAAGAAGACCCCGCGCTGCGGCCCAAGAGCATGGTCGAGATGATCGGCCAGCGGCAGGTTTACGAGCGGATCAAGATCGCTGTCGACGCGGCGATCAAACGCTCCGAGCCCCTGGGCCACGTGCTCTTTGACGGCCCCCCCGGTCTCGGCAAGACGACGTTCGCCACCTGCATTCCACGGGACCTGGGCGTCACGCTCCAGATCGCCAGCGGCGCCGCTCTCGCCGCGCCCAAAGACCTGCTGCCCTACCTCACCAACGCCGAGGAAGGATCGGTCCTGTTCATCGACGAGATCCACCGCCTGCCCAAGGCGGTGGAGGAGTTCATGTACCCGGCGATGGAGGATTACCGGATCGACATCACGCTGGGCGAGGGGATGAGCGCCCGTACGGTGAACATGAACCTGCGGCCGTTCACGCTGATCGGCGCCACCACACGCACCGGGCTGCTCTCCGCGCCGCTCCGCGACCGGTTCGCCATCCGCGAACACCTGGACTTCTACAGCCTCCCGGAGCTCACACAGATCGTGGAGCGCAACGCCGAGAAGCTCAATGTCGCGATCGACCAGGAGTCGGCCGAGAAGATCGCCCACTGCAGCCGCGGCACGCCGCGGATCGTGAACAACCGCCTGCGATGGGTCCGCGACTACGCCACGAGCCGCGCCGCGGGCGAGATCACGCTGCGTGTAGCCGAAGACGCGCTGCAGATGCTGGGGGTCGATCCGCGGGGGCTCGACCCGCAAGACCGTCGCTACCTAGAGACGCTGATGCGGGTGTTCAAAGGCGGACCGGCCGGCGTGGAGGCGATCGCCCACACACTCAACACGGCCGTCGACACATTGACCGACGAGGTCGAGCCGTTCCTCTTGCGCAGCGAGCTGGTCGTACGCACCCCCCGCGGCCGCAAGCTCACGCACCTGGCTTACGAGCATCTCGGCGCCGTGGCGCCGGACGGGCTGTAA